A stretch of Pseudophryne corroboree isolate aPseCor3 chromosome 9, aPseCor3.hap2, whole genome shotgun sequence DNA encodes these proteins:
- the MPST gene encoding 3-mercaptopyruvate sulfurtransferase, translating into MMAHQLLPRALVSPSWLWESLRTGSALKGNLRILDASWHLPKTGRDPWREYKERHIPGAYFFDIDACSDRTSPYDHMLPSEDQFAEYAGRLGLSNNSNVVVYDASDFGSYSAPRLWWMFRAFGHPHVAVLDGGLKAWLREGLPVNSGKEPRQHPTEFRAKLNTSQVVGHEEMEENVEKHSFQVVDARVEGRFRGLQPEPREGIEPGHISGSINLPFPDFLTEDGYEKSPEELRRLFQEKRIDLLRPLVATCGSGVTACHIALASFLCGKEDTAIYDGSWVEWYMRAKPEDVVSEGRGKTL; encoded by the exons ATGATGGCCCACCAACTCCTGCCCCGTGCTTTGGTTTCCCCCAGCTGGCTTTGGGAATCCTTGCGGACTGGTTCTGCTCTCAAAGGAAACCTTCGTATTCTTGATGCCTCGTGGCATCTTCCCAAAACTGGCCGTGACCCATGGCGTGAGTACAAGGAGCGTCATATTCCAGGAGCCTACTTTTTTGACATAGATGCTTGCAGCGATCGCACCTCCCCGTACGACCATATGCTACCTAGTGAGGACCAGTTTGCGGAATATGCAGGCCGACTTGGGCTCTCCAACAACAGCAATGTGGTGGTATATGATGCAAGTGATTTTGGTTCCTACAGTGCTCCTCGGCTTTGGTGGATGTTTAGAGCATTTGGACATCCCCATGTAGCAGTGCTGGATGGTGGCCTTAAAGCATGGCTTAGGGAAGGGCTTCCAGTAAACTCTGGGAAGGAGCCTCGTCAACATCCAACAGAATTCAGGGCAAAGTTGAACACATCGCAGGTTGTGGGACATGAGGAAATGGAAGAGAATGTGGAGAAACATTCATTTCAAGTGGTGGATGCCAGAGTGGAGGGAAGATTTCGGGGGCTTCAGCCCGAGCCCAGGGAAG GAATTGAACCTGGACACATCTCTGGATCAATAAACCTCCCTTTCCCGGACTTTCTAACAGAAGATGGATATGAGAAGTCCCCTGAAGAGCTGCGACGTCTCTTCCAGGAGAAGCGCATTGATCTGTTGCGTCCGCTAGTTGCAACGTGTGGCTCTGGAGTCACTGCCTGCCACATAGCTCTAGCCTCTTTCCTCTGTGGTAAAGAAGACACTGCCATATATGATGGATCCTGGGTGGAGTGGTACATGCGTGCTAAGCCAGAAGATGTCGTGTCAGAGGGTAGAGGAAAGACCTTATAA